The following coding sequences are from one Vibrio syngnathi window:
- the brnQ gene encoding branched-chain amino acid transport system II carrier protein: MKQSLKLTDIMALGFMLFAFFLGAGNIIFPPLAGQLAGDHFLPAMSGFLLTAVGLPLITIVAVAVAGGSWGHLTKDLPKQAATIMAVLIFIIIGPAFAAPRTGLVAYEMAVKPFFIDATQVHLTLFSIAFFVVAMFFSWSQGKLIDVIGKVLTPALFVGLVVLAVAVFINPQGDVLAAHGEYITQPLTKGFLEGYNTMDTFAALMFGMLIVDAIRSKGVTDRAATTKYLISAGCIAAAGLAFVYISLFFLGATSATVAAGADNGGAILSLYVQSLFGPSGQLVLSVIVLLACLTTAIGLVSACSDYFSSLTPLSYKTWVIINGVACATVANVGLSQLISLSVPVLFALYPVAIALVALTFLRSRFPNPKAAYRVVVLVSLLFALIDGAKVAGMDVSAMNMLPLFEIGMGWLLPTTAAIICMFFVGKATEQEMAEETV; encoded by the coding sequence GTGAAACAGAGTCTAAAACTAACAGATATAATGGCATTGGGCTTTATGCTTTTTGCGTTTTTCTTAGGTGCGGGTAACATCATCTTCCCACCTCTTGCTGGCCAATTGGCTGGTGATCACTTTCTTCCAGCGATGTCTGGTTTCCTGCTGACCGCCGTTGGTCTGCCGTTAATCACTATCGTAGCGGTTGCAGTGGCTGGTGGCTCTTGGGGTCACCTAACGAAAGATCTTCCAAAGCAAGCTGCTACCATCATGGCTGTGTTGATCTTCATCATCATTGGTCCTGCATTTGCTGCACCGCGTACCGGTCTTGTTGCTTATGAGATGGCGGTGAAGCCGTTCTTCATTGATGCGACTCAAGTTCATCTAACTCTCTTTTCGATTGCATTTTTTGTTGTAGCGATGTTCTTCTCATGGTCGCAAGGTAAGCTTATTGACGTGATTGGTAAGGTACTTACGCCTGCACTATTCGTTGGTTTGGTTGTACTGGCAGTTGCTGTGTTCATTAACCCACAAGGTGATGTCCTTGCGGCTCACGGTGAGTACATCACTCAGCCATTGACTAAAGGTTTCCTTGAAGGCTACAACACCATGGATACTTTTGCTGCTTTGATGTTTGGCATGCTGATTGTTGACGCGATTCGCAGTAAAGGCGTGACTGACCGCGCAGCAACAACTAAGTACCTAATCAGTGCGGGTTGTATTGCCGCAGCGGGTCTAGCGTTTGTTTATATCTCTCTGTTCTTCCTGGGCGCAACAAGCGCGACAGTTGCAGCGGGTGCAGATAATGGCGGTGCTATCTTAAGCCTATACGTTCAATCACTATTTGGCCCATCAGGTCAGCTAGTACTTTCAGTTATCGTATTGCTAGCATGTCTAACGACGGCGATTGGCCTTGTATCAGCATGTTCTGATTACTTCAGTTCGTTAACTCCTCTGTCTTACAAGACCTGGGTAATCATCAACGGTGTAGCTTGTGCAACCGTAGCGAACGTAGGCCTTTCTCAGCTGATTTCTCTGTCTGTTCCAGTACTGTTTGCACTTTACCCAGTAGCAATCGCGTTGGTAGCACTAACATTCTTGCGTAGCCGTTTCCCTAATCCAAAAGCGGCTTACCGCGTAGTGGTATTAGTGTCACTGCTGTTTGCTCTTATTGATGGTGCTAAAGTTGCAGGTATGGATGTATCTGCAATGAACATGCTGCCATTGTTCGAAATCGGTATGGGTTGGTTACTTCCAACGACTGCCGCAATCATCTGTATGTTCTTCGTTGGTAAAGCAACAGAACAAGAGATGGCTGAAGAGACCGTTTAA
- a CDS encoding tRNA1(Val) (adenine(37)-N6)-methyltransferase, whose amino-acid sequence MKDKTIKTKSFNFKKFSIYGGQSGMPVSTDGVLLGAWANLTHKEAILDIGTGTGLIALMAAQRFEDTFISAIDIDQHAIHAATINIEQSPWRDRISLHHGSVLTTDFSQRFDAIICNPPYFNSGEQAQQSQRATARHTNSLDHLELAQRCFEITTDAATASFILPTTEGEGFIKLAEQCGWYLAKRLDVKTTDKKPTSRLLFELSKDPACERDLQCESLTIHGDGGYSEAFIALTKDFYLKM is encoded by the coding sequence ATGAAAGACAAAACAATAAAGACTAAAAGCTTCAATTTTAAGAAGTTCTCTATTTACGGAGGACAGAGCGGCATGCCGGTTAGCACCGATGGCGTGTTACTTGGCGCTTGGGCGAACCTTACTCATAAAGAAGCCATACTCGATATTGGCACTGGCACTGGGCTAATAGCCTTAATGGCTGCACAACGTTTTGAAGACACCTTTATCTCAGCTATCGATATTGATCAGCACGCGATCCATGCGGCGACCATCAATATTGAACAGTCGCCTTGGCGAGATCGTATCTCTCTTCATCATGGCAGCGTGTTAACCACCGATTTCTCGCAACGATTTGATGCAATAATTTGTAATCCGCCCTACTTCAACTCTGGAGAGCAGGCACAGCAAAGCCAAAGAGCGACCGCGAGACACACCAACAGCTTGGATCACCTTGAGCTTGCTCAGCGTTGTTTCGAGATAACGACTGATGCCGCCACAGCCAGTTTTATCCTGCCGACAACCGAGGGAGAGGGCTTCATCAAACTTGCCGAGCAATGTGGTTGGTACCTAGCAAAACGCCTTGATGTGAAAACAACCGACAAAAAACCGACAAGCCGACTTTTGTTTGAACTATCTAAAGATCCTGCTTGTGAGCGAGATCTTCAGTGTGAATCGCTTACAATCCATGGTGATGGCGGTTATAGCGAGGCATTTATTGCCCTTACTAAAGATTTTTATCTCAAGATGTAG
- the srmB gene encoding ATP-dependent RNA helicase SrmB, producing MIRTFAELDLNQELLKAIDEMGYERPTQIQAEAIPQALDGRDVLASAPTGTGKTASFVLPALQYLLDFPRKKSGPARMLILTPTRELAMQITEQARELAKYTSLNIFTITGGVMYQEHADILSTTQDIVVATPGRLMEYIEGERFDCRAIEWLVLDEADRMLDMGFGPVVDRLSAECRWRKQTLLFSATLEGKGIEGFTEDLLKNPAEIDAKSSLRERKKITQWYHRADSAKHKLDILKHIITEQAERSIIFLKTRDRLGELRAQLESAQIPCVWIQGEMPQDRRNNAISRFRDGSINVLLATDVAARGIDLPDVSHVINYDMPRTADVYLHRIGRTARAGKKGNAVSIIEAHDQLMIERVARYTEDAIKERFIEGMRPTHKKAAVTKKKKPKKEDKKAVAKQKIAKKKKIAKKKKAVKNK from the coding sequence GTGATCAGAACCTTTGCAGAACTCGATCTAAACCAAGAGCTGCTTAAAGCAATTGACGAAATGGGCTACGAACGCCCAACACAGATACAAGCTGAAGCAATCCCGCAAGCGTTAGATGGAAGAGACGTTTTGGCTTCTGCGCCAACAGGTACTGGTAAAACAGCATCATTTGTATTGCCAGCACTGCAATACCTACTGGATTTCCCACGTAAGAAATCTGGCCCTGCACGTATGCTTATCCTAACGCCAACGCGTGAACTAGCAATGCAGATCACCGAACAAGCACGTGAGCTTGCTAAATACACCAGCCTGAACATCTTTACGATCACGGGCGGTGTGATGTACCAAGAGCACGCTGACATCTTAAGTACAACCCAAGATATCGTGGTGGCAACTCCGGGTCGTCTGATGGAATACATTGAAGGCGAGCGTTTCGATTGTCGTGCGATTGAGTGGTTGGTTCTCGATGAAGCAGACCGCATGCTAGACATGGGCTTTGGTCCTGTTGTTGACCGTCTGTCTGCAGAGTGTCGCTGGCGTAAACAAACTTTACTTTTCTCAGCAACGCTAGAAGGTAAAGGTATTGAAGGTTTCACTGAAGACCTTCTGAAAAACCCAGCAGAGATCGATGCTAAATCATCACTGCGTGAACGTAAGAAGATCACTCAATGGTATCACCGCGCCGATTCAGCTAAGCACAAGCTTGATATCCTAAAACATATCATCACAGAGCAAGCAGAACGCAGCATCATCTTCTTGAAGACTCGTGACCGCCTAGGTGAGCTACGAGCTCAACTAGAAAGTGCACAGATTCCGTGTGTTTGGATCCAAGGTGAAATGCCTCAAGATCGTCGTAACAACGCAATTTCTCGTTTCCGCGATGGTTCTATCAACGTACTGCTGGCAACTGACGTCGCAGCTCGTGGTATCGACCTTCCAGATGTAAGCCACGTTATTAACTACGACATGCCACGTACAGCGGATGTCTACCTACACCGTATCGGCCGTACGGCTCGTGCAGGTAAGAAAGGTAACGCGGTTTCTATCATTGAAGCACACGATCAGCTAATGATTGAACGTGTGGCTCGTTACACTGAAGATGCGATCAAAGAACGCTTCATCGAAGGTATGCGCCCAACGCATAAGAAAGCCGCGGTAACGAAGAAGAAAAAACCGAAGAAAGAAGATAAGAAAGCGGTCGCGAAGCAAAAAATTGCTAAGAAAAAGAAAATCGCTAAGAAAAAGAAAGCCGTTAAGAACAAGTAA
- the yaaA gene encoding peroxide stress protein YaaA, protein MLVVVSPAKTLDYESPLATERFSQPEFVEHSAELIEVCRKLTPADVSALMKVSDKIAGLNVARFEQWSETFTQENARQAILAFKGDVYTGLDAETLSDDDFDYAQNHLRMLSGLYGLLKPLDLMQPYRLEMGTRLANDRGTNLYQFWGNIITDKLNEALNAQGDNVLINLASNEYFKAVKPKSLDGQIITPVFKDCKNGQYKVISFYAKKARGMMARYIIENKIDSVEALTKFDTAGYYFVEEESNAKELVFKREEQN, encoded by the coding sequence ATGTTAGTTGTCGTTTCTCCAGCCAAGACATTAGATTACGAATCACCATTAGCGACTGAGCGCTTCAGCCAGCCAGAGTTTGTTGAGCACTCTGCAGAGCTTATTGAAGTGTGTCGTAAGCTGACACCTGCTGATGTATCAGCACTGATGAAGGTAAGCGATAAGATTGCTGGGTTGAACGTAGCGCGCTTTGAGCAGTGGAGCGAGACCTTTACCCAAGAGAATGCTCGCCAAGCTATTTTGGCGTTTAAAGGCGATGTATACACAGGTCTAGATGCGGAAACACTGTCGGACGATGATTTCGACTACGCACAGAATCACCTGCGTATGCTTTCTGGTCTATATGGGTTATTGAAGCCATTAGATTTGATGCAGCCTTACCGCCTAGAGATGGGCACACGCTTAGCCAATGATCGTGGTACTAACTTGTACCAGTTCTGGGGTAATATCATCACAGATAAGCTGAATGAAGCGTTGAATGCTCAAGGCGATAATGTGTTGATCAACCTAGCATCGAACGAATACTTTAAAGCGGTGAAGCCGAAGAGCCTTGACGGTCAAATCATCACGCCAGTTTTTAAAGACTGCAAGAATGGCCAGTACAAGGTGATCAGCTTTTACGCCAAGAAAGCACGTGGCATGATGGCTCGCTACATCATTGAGAACAAAATCGATTCAGTTGAAGCGCTGACCAAGTTTGATACCGCGGGTTACTACTTCGTTGAAGAAGAGTCGAACGCGAAAGAGTTAGTCTTCAAGCGTGAAGAGCAAAACTAG
- a CDS encoding alanine/glycine:cation symporter family protein, whose amino-acid sequence MTDLINLMNDLLWGSILVYLLVGVGIYFTVRLGFIQFRHFGHMFSVLRNSRKADSAGISSFQALCTSLAARVGTGNMAGVAVALTAGGPGAIFWMWLIAMLGMATSFAESTLAQLYKTRDNDGNYRGGPAYYMEKGLGMRWMGVLFSIFLIIAFGLVFNAVQANAIATAMNTAFDFERSYVGVGIVIISAFVIFGGIRKIARTAEIIVPIMALAYLAIAMYVMFANIEKVPEVLALIFKSAFGLQEAAAGGLGYAIAQAMINGIKRGLFSNEAGMGSAPNAAASATPYPPHPASQGYVQMLGVFMDTIVICSATVAIILMSGEYVPHGEVTGIELTQRALTAQVGEWGGIFVAVAIFFFAFTSIIANYSYAETNLIFLEHNNKKGLVLFRIVVLGMVMFGSLATLPTVWALADVSMGLMAIVNLVAIILLSGIVIKLAKDYNRQLDAGKVPTFDADDFPELKAQLEDGIWVNNKK is encoded by the coding sequence GTGACAGACTTAATCAATTTGATGAACGATCTCCTTTGGGGATCTATATTAGTTTACTTACTTGTTGGTGTGGGTATCTACTTCACTGTACGACTAGGTTTCATTCAATTCCGCCATTTCGGCCACATGTTCTCTGTTCTTAGAAACAGCCGTAAAGCAGACAGTGCAGGTATCTCCTCTTTCCAAGCACTTTGTACTAGTCTAGCAGCACGTGTCGGTACGGGTAACATGGCTGGTGTTGCAGTGGCACTAACCGCTGGTGGCCCTGGCGCTATCTTCTGGATGTGGTTAATTGCCATGCTAGGTATGGCAACATCGTTTGCAGAAAGCACACTGGCACAGCTATACAAAACGCGTGATAACGACGGTAACTACCGCGGCGGTCCTGCATACTACATGGAGAAAGGCCTAGGTATGCGTTGGATGGGGGTTCTATTCTCTATCTTCCTGATCATCGCATTCGGTCTTGTATTTAACGCCGTTCAAGCGAACGCGATTGCAACTGCAATGAATACGGCATTCGACTTCGAGCGTAGCTACGTTGGTGTGGGTATTGTAATCATCTCTGCATTCGTTATCTTCGGTGGTATCCGTAAGATTGCGCGTACTGCAGAAATCATTGTTCCAATCATGGCATTGGCTTACCTAGCTATCGCTATGTACGTTATGTTCGCGAACATCGAAAAAGTGCCTGAAGTTCTGGCTCTTATCTTCAAGAGTGCATTCGGTCTGCAAGAAGCAGCAGCGGGTGGCTTAGGTTACGCAATCGCACAAGCGATGATTAACGGTATCAAACGTGGTTTGTTCTCGAACGAAGCGGGTATGGGTTCTGCGCCAAACGCAGCAGCTTCTGCTACGCCTTACCCACCGCACCCAGCATCACAAGGTTACGTGCAAATGCTAGGCGTATTCATGGACACAATTGTTATCTGTTCAGCAACAGTAGCAATCATCCTGATGTCTGGTGAGTATGTACCACACGGTGAAGTAACGGGTATCGAACTAACGCAACGTGCACTAACCGCACAAGTTGGCGAATGGGGTGGTATCTTTGTAGCGGTAGCGATTTTCTTCTTCGCTTTCACTTCAATCATTGCAAACTACTCGTACGCGGAAACGAACCTTATCTTCCTAGAGCACAACAACAAGAAGGGCCTAGTCCTGTTCCGTATCGTTGTACTGGGTATGGTTATGTTTGGTTCTCTTGCGACATTACCAACGGTATGGGCACTGGCTGACGTATCGATGGGTCTAATGGCGATTGTGAACTTGGTAGCGATCATCTTGCTATCGGGCATCGTGATTAAGCTAGCGAAAGACTACAACCGTCAATTAGACGCGGGTAAAGTACCCACGTTCGATGCGGATGATTTCCCTGAGCTTAAGGCTCAATTGGAAGATGGTATTTGGGTTAACAACAAGAAGTAA
- a CDS encoding DUF3545 family protein: MDSFQFDELSELEMPRTTQKTRSKPLKRKWREIEAINDRRQLEKELREMNLGLDFSLDDIKL, encoded by the coding sequence ATGGATAGCTTTCAATTCGATGAATTATCAGAACTAGAAATGCCTCGTACCACTCAAAAAACACGCTCTAAACCACTCAAACGTAAATGGCGTGAGATTGAGGCAATCAATGATCGTAGACAGCTTGAGAAAGAGCTTAGAGAGATGAACCTAGGTCTCGATTTTAGCCTTGACGATATAAAGCTTTAA
- a CDS encoding hemerythrin domain-containing protein: MMIERIRREHGYMARLLAILNNKLEFLKQEREINYSLIAEVVHYLMNHSDKVHHPKEDVIYRYYLKQYGSDQVIEDLELEHQLLSEKTADFLGVVDMILQDAVVPQQVFIDQLEAFVKAQRKHMEYEEKHVLPMIVESFTVKDWQEVESQWLQPEGDPVFGETIADEYRQLADRVRQNEQECA, from the coding sequence ATGATGATTGAAAGGATAAGACGAGAGCATGGCTATATGGCTCGTTTGCTCGCGATACTCAACAATAAGTTAGAGTTTCTAAAACAAGAGCGAGAAATAAACTATAGCCTGATCGCAGAGGTGGTTCATTATCTGATGAACCATTCAGACAAGGTGCATCACCCGAAAGAAGATGTTATTTATCGTTACTACCTAAAGCAATATGGCAGTGATCAAGTGATTGAAGACTTGGAACTGGAACATCAATTGCTTTCTGAGAAAACGGCGGACTTTTTAGGTGTGGTCGATATGATCCTTCAAGATGCAGTGGTTCCTCAACAAGTGTTTATTGATCAGCTTGAAGCTTTTGTTAAAGCTCAACGAAAGCACATGGAATATGAAGAGAAGCATGTGTTACCAATGATTGTTGAGTCGTTCACTGTTAAAGATTGGCAAGAGGTGGAGTCTCAATGGCTTCAACCGGAAGGCGATCCTGTGTTCGGAGAGACAATTGCTGATGAGTACCGTCAACTCGCAGATCGTGTTCGACAGAATGAACAAGAGTGCGCTTAG